A single genomic interval of Cucumis sativus cultivar 9930 chromosome 5, Cucumber_9930_V3, whole genome shotgun sequence harbors:
- the LOC101204654 gene encoding probable 2-oxoglutarate-dependent dioxygenase At5g05600, whose translation MTTNLNQDWPEPIVRVQSLSESGCSAVPSRYIKPLSDRPTVFSVASPTTNIPIIDIHGFALDQDDSLRHTILSQVSDACRNWGFFQIINHGIRDELLDGVRRAWYDFFKLPVEMKQTYANSPKTYEGYGSRLGVQKGAILDWSDYFFLHYLPSHLKDHNKWPVIPNSIRELTEEYGEEVVKVGGKLLKLLSLNLGLQEGYLQNAFGGEDVGACLRVNYYPKCPQPELTLGLSSHSDPGGLTFLLPDDKVAGLQVRKDDKWITVKPAPHAIIVNVGDQVQVLSNAIYRSVEHRVIVNSDKERVSLAFFYNPKSDIPIGPTKALITRDRPALYSPMTFDEYRLFIRTRGPQGKSHVDSLRSPR comes from the exons ATGACTACTAACCTCAACCAAGATTGGCCCGAACCCATAGTTCGTGTCCAATCCCTCTCGGAGAGTGGTTGCTCCGCCGTCCCTTCCCGTTACATCAAGCCTTTGTCCGACCGCCCTACCGTTTTCTCTGTCGCCTCTCCCACCACAAACATCCCAATTATTGACATCCACGGCTTCGCTCTCGATCAAGACGACTCCCTTCGACACACCATTCTTAGCCAAGTCTCTGACGCCTGTCGTAATTGGGGGTTCTTTCAAATCATTAATCACGGCATCCGGGATGAGCTTCTCGACGGTGTCCGTCGTGCATGGtatgattttttcaaattgcCAGTGGAGATGAAACAAACTTATGCCAATAGTCCTAAGACTTATGAAGGATATGGTAGTCGCCTTGGTGTTCAAAAAGGAGCTATTCTTGATTGGAGTGactacttttttcttcactatcTTCCTTCTCATCTCAAAGATCACAATAAATGGCCCGTTATACCCAACTCTATCAG AGAATTGACAGAGGAGTATGGGGAAGAAGTAGTGAAGGTAGGAGGAAAATTGTTGAAGCTTTTATCACTAAATTTGGGGCTTCAAGAAGGGTACCTACAAAATGCATTTGGAGGAGAAGATGTTGGAGCATGTTTGAGAGTGAATTATTATCCAAAATGCCCACAACCGGAGTTGACGTTGGGGCTATCATCGCACTCCGACCCCGGTGGATTGACGTTCCTACTTCCGGACGATAAAGTTGCTGGACTTCAGGTTCGAAAAGACGATAAATGGATTACTGTGAAACCAGCTCCTCATGCTATTATAGTTAATGTGGGGGATCAAGTTCAG gTTCTAAGCAATGCAATATACAGAAGTGTGGAGCATAGAGTAATTGTGAACTCAGATAAAGAACGTGTTTCATTAGCTTTCTTCTACAATCCCAAGAGTGATATTCCAATAGGACCAACAAAAGCGCTAATTACGAGAGATAGACCCGCACTTTATTCTCCAATGACGTTTGACGAATACCGACTTTTCATTCGGACGAGAGGTCCTCAAGGTAAATCCCATGTAGATTCACTAAGGTCACCAAGATAG